The following proteins are co-located in the Primulina tabacum isolate GXHZ01 chromosome 11, ASM2559414v2, whole genome shotgun sequence genome:
- the LOC142517871 gene encoding uncharacterized protein LOC142517871 isoform X2 — MPKTELSDAESSEAISSEEESENEKNGEENPIQYERERLERIEENKRRMEALGLHKMAKSFMGSVKKAHKKHNEKKGKKKMVDEDEEYNPTEEERSSSGDEDEEFSGSGKKKGKRSASTPKKYRSAKKLTFTSDFVDDNDLMQAIALSLQDSAGFLDVKSNCLPSGANLRDNSPSTASGAIFIDSSSDKRNENLDLQDDSQKRKRKKPITRRVQMSEDEVLIHFFQFDETGNEGFFLRDLCRLAAAHDFTWSEKDMADMIHLFDSDGDGKITLDDFRKIVCRCNMLKGSDQGMNG, encoded by the exons ATGcctaaaacagaattatcagaTGCGGAATCATCGGAAGCTATCTCATCAGAAGAAGAATCTGAAAATGAAAAGAACGGTGAGGAAAATCCGATACAGTATGAGAGGGAGAGATTGGAGAGAATTGAAGAGAACAAACGGAGAATGGAGGCTTTGGGATTGCATAAAATGGCAAAGTCTTTTATGGGCTCTGTTAAAAAAGCGCACAAGAAGCATAATGAGAAAAAGGGTAAGAAAAAAATGGTTGATGAAGACGAAGAGTACAACCCAACTGAAGAGGAAAGGAGCTCTTCAGGTGATGAAGACGAGGAATTTTCCGGGTCTGGAAAGAAGAAG GGGAAGAGGAGTGCTTCAACCCCTAAGAAGTATCGCTCTGCTAAAAAGCTTACATTCACCTCTGATTTTGTGGATGATAATGATTTAATGCAG GCAATTGCTCTGTCACTGCAAGATTCTGCAGGGTTTTTAGATGTAAAAAGCAATTGTCTTCCTTCTGGCGCGAATCTTAGGGACAATTCACCTTCTACAGCCTCTGGCGCGATTTTCATAGATTCATCAAGTGATAAAAGAAACGAAAATCTCGATCTTCAGGATGATTCACAAAAGAGGAAGAGAAAAAAACCA ATTACAAGACGCGTGCAAATGTCAGAAGATGAAGTGCTTATACACTTCTTTCAGTTCGATg AAACTGGGAATGAGGGATTCTTTCTAAGAGATCTATGCAGACTAGCCGCAGCGCATGATTTTACATGGTCAGAAAAGGATATGGCAGACATGATACATCTCTTTGACAGTGATGGAGATGGAAAG ATAACCCTTGATGACTTCCGCAAGATCGTATGTCGATGCAACATGCTAAAAGGATCCGATCAGGGCATGAACG GGTAA
- the LOC142517871 gene encoding uncharacterized protein LOC142517871 isoform X1, giving the protein MPKTELSDAESSEAISSEEESENEKNGEENPIQYERERLERIEENKRRMEALGLHKMAKSFMGSVKKAHKKHNEKKGKKKMVDEDEEYNPTEEERSSSGDEDEEFSGSGKKKGKRSASTPKKYRSAKKLTFTSDFVDDNDLMQAIALSLQDSAGFLDVKSNCLPSGANLRDNSPSTASGAIFIDSSSDKRNENLDLQDDSQKRKRKKPITRRVQMSEDEVLIHFFQFDETGNEGFFLRDLCRLAAAHDFTWSEKDMADMIHLFDSDGDGKITLDDFRKIVCRCNMLKGSDQGMNGLERAESNKFIESLLV; this is encoded by the exons ATGcctaaaacagaattatcagaTGCGGAATCATCGGAAGCTATCTCATCAGAAGAAGAATCTGAAAATGAAAAGAACGGTGAGGAAAATCCGATACAGTATGAGAGGGAGAGATTGGAGAGAATTGAAGAGAACAAACGGAGAATGGAGGCTTTGGGATTGCATAAAATGGCAAAGTCTTTTATGGGCTCTGTTAAAAAAGCGCACAAGAAGCATAATGAGAAAAAGGGTAAGAAAAAAATGGTTGATGAAGACGAAGAGTACAACCCAACTGAAGAGGAAAGGAGCTCTTCAGGTGATGAAGACGAGGAATTTTCCGGGTCTGGAAAGAAGAAG GGGAAGAGGAGTGCTTCAACCCCTAAGAAGTATCGCTCTGCTAAAAAGCTTACATTCACCTCTGATTTTGTGGATGATAATGATTTAATGCAG GCAATTGCTCTGTCACTGCAAGATTCTGCAGGGTTTTTAGATGTAAAAAGCAATTGTCTTCCTTCTGGCGCGAATCTTAGGGACAATTCACCTTCTACAGCCTCTGGCGCGATTTTCATAGATTCATCAAGTGATAAAAGAAACGAAAATCTCGATCTTCAGGATGATTCACAAAAGAGGAAGAGAAAAAAACCA ATTACAAGACGCGTGCAAATGTCAGAAGATGAAGTGCTTATACACTTCTTTCAGTTCGATg AAACTGGGAATGAGGGATTCTTTCTAAGAGATCTATGCAGACTAGCCGCAGCGCATGATTTTACATGGTCAGAAAAGGATATGGCAGACATGATACATCTCTTTGACAGTGATGGAGATGGAAAG ATAACCCTTGATGACTTCCGCAAGATCGTATGTCGATGCAACATGCTAAAAGGATCCGATCAGGGCATGAACG
- the LOC142519576 gene encoding stearoyl-[acyl-carrier-protein] 9-desaturase 2, chloroplastic-like gives MVSQRNHQPRLYNKVGKVYCIVWEITVKKPFNPPREVHVQVTHSMPPQKIELFKAMEDWAENNILVHLKPVEKCWQPQDFLPDPVSDGFHDQVKELRERAKELPDDYFVVLIGDMITEEALPTYQTMLNTLDGVRDETGASPTPWAIWTRAWAAEENRHGDLLNKYLYLCGRVDMETFNFTKHYNIIS, from the exons ATGGTAAGCCAGAGAAATCATCAACCAAGACTTTATAACAAAGTAGGTAAAGTATATTGCATTGTCTG GGAGATTACGGTCAAAAAGCCTTTCAATCCGCCACGTGAGGTTCATGTTCAAGTTACACACTCGATGCCACCTCAAAAGATTGAGCTTTTCAAAGCCATGGAAGATTGGGCTGAGAATAATATACTGGTTCACCTTAAGCCAGTAGAGAAGTGTTGGCAACCTCAGGATTTCTTGCCCGATCCTGTTTCTGATGGATTTCATGATCAGGTCAAGGAATTAAGGGAAAGAGCAAAAGAACTTCCAGATGATTATTTTGTTGTTCTGATTGGAGACATGATCACGGAAGAAGCACTTCCAACGTACCAAACAATGCTTAATACCTTAGATGGTGTACGGGATGAAACAGGTGCGAGCCCAACTCCCTGGGCAATTTGGACGAGGGCGTGGGCTGCTGAGGAAAATAGGCATGGAGACCTTCTAAATAAATATCTCTACCTATGTGGACGTGTAGACATGGAGACATTTAATTTTACAAAACATTAcaatataatttcataa
- the LOC142518327 gene encoding scarecrow-like protein 6, which translates to MKGMPLPFDFEGTRVLDLQLILKNRGFFSDYCNKSFFLNGNSGEPTSVLDSARVPSRPSSSSTLSSSFGGGGGGGGTSTDTAGVVAVSDINPSPKWLQNSTTATSSNAGGADTELLPVPPSLEIETAFERGNAEKCDMEDWESVFSGSVAPSPSQEQSIFRWIMGDVEDPVQGSLNKVLQIGGGSSNAAEFESSGGFGVTDQSFGEDQFGAIPTTQLSSNLHTSLMYPSISINLGSFALHQQPIYDSSAEMKSPICNPQLLLNQNQTPNSLFFLPLTYPRLQEPDFFASPQAKRLNSGSIDGFLELPGGYISKGPSFLSPQNLHQKPTESGSNSKSGSVEQQAIDQLYKIAELVQTGNPILAQGILARLNHQFSPMGKPFQRAAFYCKEALQMLLHTNNNSNTSTFNSSPYSLVFKIGAYKAFSEISPLVQFTNFTSNQAILEAMDGFDRIHIVDFDIGYGGQWASLIHELASRGKTLLKITAVVSPSTYDQIELGLARENLFQFAGEINLEFDFEVMSVDSLNSSSWSPSFLTSGNEAVAVNLPFDSFMNHQLSIPVVLHRVKQLSPRIVASVNKGCDITDLSFPGRVIHSVKLYSSLLESLDAVSMNTDTLQKIERFWIQPGIQKSITGHFRTEKPLHWRSAFLSSGFIPVKFSNITESQAEWVVKRTSVRGFHLEKDQSSIALCWQKMELISASAWRCSDSY; encoded by the coding sequence ATGAAGGGGATGCCCTTACCTTTTGATTTTGAGGGGACAAGGGTGTTAGATTTGCAGCTGATTTTGAAAAACAGAGGTTTCTTCTCAGATTATTGCAACAAAAGTTTCTTCTTGAACGGTAATTCTGGTGAGCCTACTTCTGTCCTGGATTCTGCTCGGGTTCCTAGTCGGCCTTCATCTTCTTCAACCCTGAGTTCGTCTTTCGGTGGCGGCGGAGGTGGTGGAGGTACTTCTACAGATACGGCGGGGGTAGTGGCTGTTTCTGACATAAACCCATCTCCCAAATGGCTGCAAAACTCCACTACTGCCACCAGCTCCAATGCTGGAGGAGCTGATACTGAACTCCTTCCTGTTCCTCCGTCTCTTGAGATCGAAACTGCCTTCGAGAGAGGAAATGCGGAGAAATGTGATATGGAGGACTGGGAGAGTGTGTTTTCAGGGTCCGTCGCCCCGTCACCGAGCCAAGAACAATCCATTTTTAGGTGGATCATGGGGGATGTCGAAGACCCTGTACAGGGAAGTCTGAATAAGGTTCTTCAAATTGGCGGTGGCAGTTCAAATGCAGCGGAGTTTGAGTCTAGTGGTGGTTTCGGGGTTACGGATCAAAGCTTCGGTGAAGACCAATTTGGTGCGATTCCTACTACCCAATTATCTTCAAATCTCCATACTAGTCTTATGTACCCTTCTATATCTATCAATCTAGGATCTTTTGCTCTTCATCAGCAACCTATTTATGATTCTTCTGCAGAAATGAAATCTCCCATTTGCAATCCACAGCTGTTGTTAAACCAAAACCAAACTCCgaattcattatttttcttgCCTCTAACATATCCCCGACTCCAGGAACCGGACTTCTTCGCTTCACCTCAGGCCAAAAGGCTCAATTCTGGCTCCATTGACGGATTCCTCGAGCTTCCCGGTGGCTATATCTCAAAAGGGCCTTCTTTTTTGTCTCCACAGAATCTGCATCAGAAGCCAACTGAGTCAGGTTCAAACTCGAAAAGCGGTAGTGTGGAACAGCAGGCGATTGACCAGCTATACAAAATAGCAGAGCTGGTCCAGACGGGGAATCCTATACTCGCGCAAGGGATATTGGCGCGGCTCAATCACCAGTTCTCTCCCATGGGCAAGCCTTTTCAAAGGGCTGCTTTTTACTGTAAGGAGGCATTGCAAATGCTCCTTCACACGAATAACAACAGCAACACGTCTACCTTTAATTCTTCGCCATATAGTCTCGTTTTCAAGATTGGTGCTTACAAGGCTTTTTCTGAGATTTCACCCCTGGTACAATTTACTAACTTCACTTCTAATCAAGCCATTCTTGAAGCCATGGATGGATTTGATAGAATTCATATTGTAGATTTTGATATTGGGTACGGTGGACAATGGGCCTCTCTTATCCATGAGCTAGCATCAAGGGgcaaaacacttttgaaaatAACTGCAGTTGTCTCCCCCTCGACATATGATCAGATAGAATTAGGCCTTGCTCGAGAAAATCTTTTTCAATTTGCAGGTGAAATCaatcttgaatttgattttgaggTTATGAGCGTTGATTCTTTGAATTCTAGTTCATGGTCTCCATCTTTTCTTACATCCGGAAATGAAGCTGTCGCAGTGAATCTACCATTTGATTCCTTTATGAATCACCAATTATCAATTCCTGTAGTTCTTCACCGAGTCAAGCAATTGTCACCAAGAATAGTGGCGTCTGTCAACAAAGGATGTGATATAACCGACCTTTCATTTCCTGGCCGGGTGATCCACTCCGTTAAATTATATTCGAGCCTGCTCGAATCTCTTGATGCCGTTAGCATGAATACCGATACCTTGCAGAAGATCGAGCGTTTCTGGATCCAACCTGGAATCCAAAAGTCTATAACGGGTCATTTTCGTACTGAAAAACCACTGCATTGGAGGAGTGCATTTTTGTCGTCTGGATTTATCCCGGTAAAATTCAGCAATATTACCGAATCACAAGCTGAATGGGTCGTAAAGAGGACTTCGGTTCGAGGATTCCACTTAGAAAAGGACCAATCTTCTATAGCTCTTTGTTGGCAAAAGATGGAGTTGATATCTGCTTCAGCTTGGAGATGCTCTGATAGTTATTAG